ACGTCATCATGGAGAAAAGGAATAAAGACATAATCCCAGTCTAATCCTTTCGCTTTATGCATGGTAATAATCGTTAATTGATTTTTTGCAGTATAACGATTATCATTGTCTTCTTCTACACTTTCAAATTGTTCTGTATTAACTAATTCTTTGAGAGCAGTTATCATTGATTTTAAGGAAGAATTACTGATAATTTCCTGACTTATTTTATCCGATAATTTTTGCAGGGTGGCTAATTCTGCTCCCGTATATTTCAGAGTCATTCCTAAAAAGGGTATAAGTTGATAAGTAGGTAATTCTAGTTTAGCTTGTAAGAGATTACAACAATAACGACGAGCTTCTAATACGGGCTTTTTGGGTTGGGGAATTAGAGGACTAGGATAGAGAAAATTTTCGGGATATGTGGCTAAAATATTGAGATCTTGGGCAGAAATTAATCCTCTTTTTTCTAAAATTTCTAGTGCTGTTTTTAAGTAATCAGGGGAATGAGGACGATCTATAAATTGTAATAATTTAAGAATTTCTTCGGGAATTTGTGAAAATCTTTCTACTTCTCCGACTTCATAAAGTTTAATTTTATGTTCTCGTGGTAAATAACTTAATTTCTCTGCTAAAAAGCGACCTTGACGATTTTCTCTGACTAATATAGCCGCATTATGATCGGGATTTTGGGTTAATAATTCTAATACCCGTTGACCGATTAAATCTACTGTCTGATAAATATCATCAGGGCGATAAATTTCTAATCCTTGTCCTACAGATTCAGGGTTAGGTTGTACGTCGTTTATAGGAACAAGATTAATATCTTGTTGACGAAATGGGGTATCATATTTTAAATTTTTCTTATTGTTTAATGAATTATTTTTGCTGTGTTTTTTAGCCTCAATTATCCACTGTTGATTAACCCAATTTAACATAAAGTTTGCGGATTTAATAATGATCTCACTACTGCGTCCAGCTTGATTCATTAAAGCTAATTTATCTTCAGTTTTACAACTTTCGCAGAACCAATTAAAATAAACAGGATCAGCAGTTGTAAAAGTCGAATTAATTGCTTGATTCGGATCACCAACTCTCATTAAATTAGTCTCATTATTATTCTCAGCTAAAACAGAAATTAATCTTTCTTGTAAAGGACTAGAATCTTGTGCTTCATCTTCAAAAACAGCAAATACTTGTTGTTGCCAAAATTGACGAATAGTGGGATCTTTGAGGACTTGTAATGACCCTAAAATCATGTCATCATAATCAATAAAATCCAGCGATCGCATGACTTGTTGGTATTGTTCATATAAGCCAGCAGCAACAGCTAAAATCTCATAAGAATCGATAGTTAATTCATTAAATTCCCATACCTGTTGTGCAGACAGTCCTGAACTTTTGGCTTCTCGAATAATAGTATAAGCAAGTTGGGGTAAAACTTCGGTTCTTAAAACAGATTGACGGCGTAATCTTTCGGTTTCTTCTCCATCAAATTGATTACCTTCTAGTAAAGTTTTATAACGTAGAGGATTATTAATAATCCACTTTTCAACACAAGTTCTAATTACCCGATGACTGGGGGTAGGAATAATAACAGTTGATGTCTCTAAATTCAGTTGAGATAACTCAGGATGACGACTGGCAATATTAAGGGCTAAACCATGTAATGTCTGCACCATAAATCCAGTTTGTGGTAATTTTAATTCTTTGAGACGTTCTTTGATTTTTGCTTTAATTCCAGCAGCAGCAGAACGAGTATAAGTAACAATAATTAATTGTTTTCTTGGATGGAGTTGATAACAAGCGATCGCCATTGCAGCCGCCACAGAAAGACTATGAGACTTACCTGCACCCGGAACAGCAGAGACTGCCATTTTACCCCCTTCCCAATCTGCTAATTGTTGTTGTCCAGGGCGTAAACTATCTCGCAGTTTTTTGAGTTGTTCTGATAGAGTTTCAGAAATAAAAGTTGGGTCAGTTATAATTTTATTGTTCAAGGTTAAAATTATTTTTACAGTGTAATTAATTCCATTATATCAAAAATAGGTTTAAACGTTTAATACAGTGAAATTATTTGAATCGTTATTGTTTAACTTATTTACCATTATTTTACAAACTGTACTATGTCTTCCTGCAAACATTATTTACATTCTCCTTGACATTGTAAAAATATTTTGCTTAAATTATCGAAGAAACATATAATGTAGTGAAAGTTAATTACGATTTATTATAGGGGAAAAATGAAACCACCATACTCAGTTATAATGCCTTTGCTGACTGGGATTTACTTACTAAGTGTGAGGAAAGTGAGACCAGCCAGTTTAATACCCAATACATTGTTACCTGTTATTGGGGATGATCAATGTCCTGAAGTTCGAGAAGTTAATCTCTTACAGCTATCATATTTTTAAATCAATATTGATCTTTAAGATTAGAAAAACTTATGTTTAAGGTCTCAACAAATTTACTAAGCTTAATCACTACCCTTGCTCTCTTAGGCACGGGTAGTGTTCAGGCAGGAACGATTACAATTGACACTTTTGGTGCTGCTGGAGGTAGGGTTATCGTTGGTGCCGAGGATTTTGGTCAAACTCAAATCCCCTTTATACAAAGACCAGTGACAACACCTGCACCTAGCATTATTGGAGGTTATCGAGATCTTTTTCTGAATAATGTTATTGGGAACTTGGCCGAACAAACTGCGACTGCGGTAGTAAGTACCTCTAGTGGCAACCTTTCCTACAGTAATGAAGCAAGTATTTCATCACAATTAGAAATAACCTGGGACGGAAGGGATAACTCCCCTACAGTGAACAAAACAGGATTGGGAGGAATCGACATCACCGACGGAAAATTAAACGATGCGATTACTATTCTCTTCCAAAGTGCAGATTTATCACTAGCAACTACCTTTAAAATCTGGGATATAAGTGGAAATCTTGCCACAGCCTCTTTTACTTTCCCGCAACGCATTACCAATCAAACCTTAAATTTTGTCTTTTTTCAAAACGACTTCAACCAAATTACGGGCAATAAAGCGTTATTCCAGCAACAATCCTTGGCTCCTGTAGACTTTACTAAAGTGGGTGCTATGCAATTAATCTTGACGGGAAATCCCTCAAGTTTGCCTGAATTAGATGCCACAATGGATATTGTTGATTCGCGCGATCTTGTCCCTGAAGTAGTGGAAGTTCCTGAACCAACCTCCTTTGTTTCTCTTCTTGCAGTGACGGGATTAGTATTGATATTGGGAGGCAAAAAAAAATCATAAATAACTGACTAAGACTAACACTCTATTAATTAATAATTATTTAAGCCCCAGTTGGACATAGGTAGAATTTTTTTCTGATTCAACTGAGGTAAACAAAATAAACCGATAACCCACAAAATTAATGATATCCATTAGTTCATTGACGGCAATTATAAAAATTACCCAATAGCATTATTTTTAAATTAATATCATTTTTAGGGGCTTAATACCATTAAGCTCTAGAATTTCACTGTATATTGAGTCACATAAGCTAAATTTAAGTTATTTTATTTACAATGTGGTTCTGAGGATCGTCAGTGTTAAAACTTCAGTCGTCTAAAAAGTGGGTTAGTCAGTTATCTCAAGTCAATGAATTGGTACTTATGTGTTTATGGGTGTTTATTGGTAGTATTCTACGGTTTACTAATCTTACGGCTAAACCCCCTTGGACAGATGAATTTGCTACGATGGTATTTAGTTTAGGGAATAATTTTACCTCAGTTCCCCTAAATCAAATTATTTCTTTAGATACTCTTTTACAACCTCTGCGCTGTAACCCTAATGCAAATATAGGAGATGTTGTTACTTTATTATTACGAGAAGATAATCATCCACCCCTTTATTTTGTGTTAGTTCATTTATGGGTGAATTTATTTCCTCATTCGGGGGAATATGTAGATGTTTGGATCATGCGATCGCTGCCTGCTTTATTCGGAGTTTTATCCATTCCTGCTGTTTATTTTTTGGGTAAAATTGCTTTTCGTTCTCGTCTAGTCGGACAAATAAGTGCCGCTTTAATGGCTGTTTCTTCCTATGGTATTTTTTTAGCCCAAGAAGCGCGTCATTACACCTTAGCTATGTTATTTGTCATTGCTTCTTTAATGTGTTTAGTGGTTGCTCTTCAACATCTTTATCAACAAACAATTATCCCCTTATGGTTAATTTTTGTTTGGATAATAATTAATAGTTTAGGTTTGTCAGTTCATTACTTTTTTTCTTTAACTCTTATTGCTGAAGCTATTACATTAGTAATTTTAGGTTACTTAAAACTGAAAGAAAATCAGTCGGGTTTATTAAAACGTAATTTAATCCGTATTTGCTTAATAATTCTCGGAACAATAACTACAGGTATATTATGGATGTATTTAGTAATTCCTCAAGGATACGGTAATAATATGATTACTTGGATTCATCCTTTAAGTCATATTTTATATGCAATTAGTCCCCCAGTCCAATTATTAGCCGTCTGGGTTCCCATGATTTCTTTGTTACCTGTTGAATCTGATTCTATTCCCGTTGTCATTATTTCCGGATTAATTTTACTGTTATTTTTTATCTGGTTTGTTCCTTATATTAAAAGAGGAATTAAACAAGGAATGCAGTTAAATCAATTTCGTTTACCTTTGTTGATTTTGATAACTTTTATTGGTGGAGTAATCAGTTTATTTCTGTTTATTACTTATGTCATAGGACAAGATTTAACCCGCGCTGCTCGTTATAGTTTTACTTATTTCCCTGCTATGATGGTTGTAGTAGGAGCAAGTTTAGCTATTTTGTGGTCTGCAATTAAAGCAGAAAATACAGTTTTACAACAGCAAAAAACATTGAATCCTTTAATTTTGCTGCGAAAACTTTATGACAAATTAAACTCCAATGGTCAACTAGCTTTTACTGCTGTTTGGGTAATGGGATTGTTAGGAGCAATCACAGTTACTGTTAATTTAGGATATCAAAAATATTATCGTCCAGAACAATTTATTTCGGTGATTAAAGAAACAGCATCTCAACCTGTTTTAATTGCTACGACGCATAAAAGTTTAGTACAAACTGGAGAAATGATGGGAATAGGATTAGAATTACATAATAAATCTGAATTAGAAAATATTTCATTTTTATTAGTTCATCAAGAGCAAGAAAATACCCCAGAAGCAACAGAAACGCTCAAAAAAACAGTAAAAAATATGTCTCATCCTTTAGAAGTTTGGACAGTTAATTTTATCGCACCCATTGACTTAAATAATTGTACCCTTGATAATCAAAACTATCCCTATATTGATGGTTATGGATATAAAAGATATATCTGTAATTAACTAATTTTAGCAATTTTTTATTTATAGAGACGCTTCATAAAACGTCTCTTTTGTCAATTAGCCATTTTTATAATTATCATCATATCAAAGGAATAACTACGAAAGAGGTGCATTCGACACTCGTTACGAGAAACGCTATAATAATAGAAAGAACTCATGGCTAAACAGATGAAAACTTTTAATGATCAGCAACAAGCATCTGATAAAATAGAAAATTTCTTAGACTCTTTAGAACACTCAGAAACAGCCGATGATATTTCACCGACTCTTATTGAATCTTCAGAAAGTGCTTATCAAGATTATCAAAAAGGTTTAGATTCCGGTATACTACTTGAAGAATTCAAGGATCAAATAAATTGCTCCAGTGGCGTTATATAATCTTAAAACCAGCGCAAAATTATCTGAAGCGGATGCAACCTAAAAACCGTCAGCGCATTTTTGATGAGTTAGATAAGTTACTAAATAATCCAACTCAAGTAGACTTTAAATCCTTAAAAGGACGTAGTGGTTATCGATTAAGAATAGGGGATTATAGAATTTTAATTGAAGTTAACAAAGAAGAACGTCTTTTTATTATTACAGAGATTGGCTCTCGTGGTGATATTTATAAATGAAAAAAGTAGGGTGAGCATTGCCCACCCTACTAATTATTATTACTGATAACGCTCTAAGAAATCCAACGCATGAAGACGAAGATCATTATATTCCTTAGATTCTTGAATCGCATGACGATCGCGCGGATGAGGAAAAGGAA
This genomic window from Aphanothece sacrum FPU1 contains:
- a CDS encoding ATP-dependent helicase; translation: MSETLSEQLKKLRDSLRPGQQQLADWEGGKMAVSAVPGAGKSHSLSVAAAMAIACYQLHPRKQLIIVTYTRSAAAGIKAKIKERLKELKLPQTGFMVQTLHGLALNIASRHPELSQLNLETSTVIIPTPSHRVIRTCVEKWIINNPLRYKTLLEGNQFDGEETERLRRQSVLRTEVLPQLAYTIIREAKSSGLSAQQVWEFNELTIDSYEILAVAAGLYEQYQQVMRSLDFIDYDDMILGSLQVLKDPTIRQFWQQQVFAVFEDEAQDSSPLQERLISVLAENNNETNLMRVGDPNQAINSTFTTADPVYFNWFCESCKTEDKLALMNQAGRSSEIIIKSANFMLNWVNQQWIIEAKKHSKNNSLNNKKNLKYDTPFRQQDINLVPINDVQPNPESVGQGLEIYRPDDIYQTVDLIGQRVLELLTQNPDHNAAILVRENRQGRFLAEKLSYLPREHKIKLYEVGEVERFSQIPEEILKLLQFIDRPHSPDYLKTALEILEKRGLISAQDLNILATYPENFLYPSPLIPQPKKPVLEARRYCCNLLQAKLELPTYQLIPFLGMTLKYTGAELATLQKLSDKISQEIISNSSLKSMITALKELVNTEQFESVEEDNDNRYTAKNQLTIITMHKAKGLDWDYVFIPFLHDDVLPGKPWVPTSAKFLGPFTLAEVARAQIRTIVHSQYINPDQKINIPQPIDAWGEAQQLKKGEEFRLLYVAMTRAKRLLWMSAAKQGPFRWSVFKGDGTVNLQTKTPCPILPILMDRFPNSVMH
- a CDS encoding glycosyltransferase family 39 protein, producing the protein MLKLQSSKKWVSQLSQVNELVLMCLWVFIGSILRFTNLTAKPPWTDEFATMVFSLGNNFTSVPLNQIISLDTLLQPLRCNPNANIGDVVTLLLREDNHPPLYFVLVHLWVNLFPHSGEYVDVWIMRSLPALFGVLSIPAVYFLGKIAFRSRLVGQISAALMAVSSYGIFLAQEARHYTLAMLFVIASLMCLVVALQHLYQQTIIPLWLIFVWIIINSLGLSVHYFFSLTLIAEAITLVILGYLKLKENQSGLLKRNLIRICLIILGTITTGILWMYLVIPQGYGNNMITWIHPLSHILYAISPPVQLLAVWVPMISLLPVESDSIPVVIISGLILLLFFIWFVPYIKRGIKQGMQLNQFRLPLLILITFIGGVISLFLFITYVIGQDLTRAARYSFTYFPAMMVVVGASLAILWSAIKAENTVLQQQKTLNPLILLRKLYDKLNSNGQLAFTAVWVMGLLGAITVTVNLGYQKYYRPEQFISVIKETASQPVLIATTHKSLVQTGEMMGIGLELHNKSELENISFLLVHQEQENTPEATETLKKTVKNMSHPLEVWTVNFIAPIDLNNCTLDNQNYPYIDGYGYKRYICN
- a CDS encoding type II toxin-antitoxin system RelE family toxin; amino-acid sequence: MQPKNRQRIFDELDKLLNNPTQVDFKSLKGRSGYRLRIGDYRILIEVNKEERLFIITEIGSRGDIYK